The segment GGCTGAAGATGTATTACACCCCTGGAAGCTTTtcggttttttcttttctttacctaagcttatgcaaacaaacatacagctaaagaggaaagaaaaaatattaacaaacaaaaaaaaatcaaaacattttaggctagcattatgtttattttttttccattagggGTTCATTGAATACAGTAGTTAATAACCAAGATGagaaacaattttttaatcataaaagcattttttcagtttaattggCTTCACTGTCCCTTaggtaggggtggtggggtttATGCAGTTTGTAAGAGTAAGAATGGGTACTATGTTTTGattcatgaaatcatttttcctATGTCCTATTAACCTATGTTAAATGATACCTGGTCTGGCACCTGCGTTTTCAATACAGTGatttagggtttcatttgatgcatttgCCTCTACGGCAGAGGTTCTGCCAGCCAGAGGGAAATAGGCTACTTGCGGGGTTCCGACAGTAGGAGGCAGCAGACTGTAACTTTTTATCTATGTTTTTTCCTCAGACACAGCTTCCATCATTCTGCATTGAGAAATTGTACTTGATGTCACACTGCGTTGTATTTCGGGGTGACTGGCCATCTTTAGAGAAACGCTGAGCTCTGTGGCTTTGAGATATCATTCGGACGctatttgggaaaaataaagccccagcTAATAGTGGCCTGGTATCGGGTACCATACTTTAGGATAGTGGTCAGCGTAGTCGCCATTCAAGTATTTTATGGATCCGATCCCTAACTCTCTTGTCATATTGTAAGTCTgcaatataaaacctgtgtaaGACCCTGGTCAATCCCGTTTTGtcgatttttcagaaaacatatttttacagttcatttttcatgttcaaTGTCAGAAATGTTTCAGCTATAATCAAATAGCAACATATAAATTGTTAACTTGCCAGAAAATAACAGCAGTTTTCTTTAATATGATTCCAAAAATTAGCTTCCCTCTTCCATGCAGCTAGTCACTCTTGTTGGAGGGATAGCTACACATCATCAGACACTGGCAGTAGGTTGGGAACTCAGAATCGAAAAAGTGTGTTCTCcttttcaccataatgaaaaaaaaacccatttgtgTTCATTCAATCAAAAACGATTATAGCgagagtgacagtgacactGATGCTCGTGCAGcaagaaattcaatttcaagGATGGAATGtatgtaatactgtgtgaggggtgtgttaCACACTGTGATAAAGGCGTGTAttactgtgtgaggtgtgtaacatacTGATAGAAGTATGTAACACTatgatactgtatgtgtaaaatACTGTGAACACTGagtgcattaatatttttattgattgtttCTTCTTAAAATCTGTTAATTGAAAGGGaaattttaatcttattttaaacagttatttatcatatttcctcttttcagatgaatccataaaaagagcccagcaggaactgaaaactcatctgaagaagcagtttgaatgcatatttgaaggtttagcaaagcagggcAACCAAACCCTTTTGAATGatatctatacagagctctacatcacagaggggggaagtgggggggttaataatgaacacgaggtcagacagattgagacagcatccaagagacaaaccacacaggagactgcaatcctctgcaatgacatctttaagcctttacctggacaagagaaacccagaactgtgcttacaaagggcatcgctggcattgggaaaaccgtctctgtacagaagttcattctggactgggcagaaggaaaagccaatcaggacattgatttcatcttcactcttcctttccgagatctgaatttgaagaaggaaaaagCATTCAGTCTAATGCAtcttctgcagcactactttccacaagtgaaagagatcaaaagtgTTGAAGGTGATGAAGTCAAAGTGGTGTTgatctttgatggtctggatgagtgtcgacttcctctagatTTCCAAAGCAAAGAGATCTGCCATGATgtaacagagtcatcatcagtggatgtgctgctgaccaacctcattaaggggaatctgcttccctctgctctcctctggatcacctcccgaccagcagcagccaatcagatccctcctgagtgtgtccaccaggtgacagaggtacgagggttcaatgacccacagaaggaggagtacttcaggaagagaatcagagatcagaaCCTGGCCAGCAGtattatctcacacataaagtcatccaggagtctctacatcatgtgtcacataccagtcttttgctggatttctgctactgttctggagacaatgttgggtgaaacagagagtggagatctgcccaaaactctgactgaaatgtacacgtacttcctgctcattcagactaatgtgaagaatcagAAGTATCATGGCACTGATGAGGCAGACTCAAAGAATATgtcagcatcagatacagaaatcatcctgaaactggggaaGCTGGCTTTTcgacagctggaaaagggcaatctgatattctatgaagaggacctgagagagagtagCATTGATGttagtgaagcttcagtgtactctggggtgtgcacagagatctttaaagaggagtgtgggttgtatcaggagaaggtctactgctttgtgcatctgagcattcaggagtatctggctgccttgtttgtgtttcattcatgtgtaaatgagaacagaaatgtactcagagcagaagaatcaaaacctcacagtgacagagtgcagctgtctgagttacacaggagtgcagtggatcaggccttagagagtaagaatggacacctggaccttttcctccgattccttcttggcctctctctggagtCCATTCAGTCGCTCTTAGGAGGAATATTGAcggagacaggaagcagatcagagagcattgagaaaacagtccagtacattaaggaCAGGATCAGAGAAGAGTCTTCAGCAGATAggaccatcaatctgttccactgtctcaatgaactgaatgacaactacCTAGTGcaggaaatccagaattccctgagatcaggaaaactttctgaaaaagagctggaaccagaccagtgttcagctctggcctttgtgttactgatgtcagaggagatcctggatgagtttgacttgaagacctacaaAATATtagcagcaggtcatcagagactggTACCTGtagtcaggaactgcaggaaggccatgtgagtattatgtcattaataatgtagatgattgacCACATCGTTCCCCACTTTCAATTTCTAGTAAGAATAAAGTGCAATCAAGGCAAGtgaaaatttggttaaaaaataagATTTCTGAATCAAGATGTTTTAACTAGTGCcctcatttgatgttttatatccagaacataagaagcatcaaatgcaaaacctcatcacttatcatatatttaatttaatttactattactatttacttatttaatacatttactaattatttgcaaagatagaaattgtgaaataaataaggagtttaTTGATATCAGAGTTATCTGATAAATCAACCTTTATCAGAACATATAATtcaagcagattaaaatgaagagatgctATATTAAGTTACAAGAAGAAAAGGTGCCCTATTTTGGtgacagcacaggcacaaacacacctggaattgtttgtgtcatatttttcactttcaccagGGTTCTTAGTCTTATGGTCTGTGGTTaattgttgtacgtcgctctggataagagcgtctgctaactgcctgtaatgtaatgtaatgttaatctGGTTGTGTCAACATGGGTTTGTTGGTGCAATCGGGGATGTGCCAATAGAAACATTCGGCACTGTGTTagtttggtgttgaataatgcGTTTGCAGTTAAACCAACCCATACCAGGTTTTAACTTGTGCTATTTTGGCATCATAACTGTGCCACACATGTGAGTCcataaacacataacacagatacaagaaatattttgtttatttcagttgaactattttaaaggaaagctgTATTCCGTTATGCAGTCCAATGCTGGCTATTTGGGCAGTGGAGTTAATTGTGTAAACTACTTGAATGAGACAGGTGGGAGACCGGCTTTACACCCCTCGGATAGTGTTTACAATGAGCCCAGAACGCAGTGGAAACTTGCTTTTAATCATGTGTTTGGCTGGGCTAGGTCAATGATTGAGTGGACCTATggaatgttgaaaatgcattttagaatgtTGGATGGACCGGGTGGAACATCActgtacagccctcagaaagtcagtgcattctttgtggtgtgctgtgttctacactacatagccatatgccatggatgtgacatagacctcacagaggacacattacaggactttcatACGCAGAGAAGCAGAGTCGCATGTGACAATCACTACAGAtattacagagcacagagtgcatgagagagcagggactggttgCCTGTGGAGCCGTTTCACTAGTGAGTGTtcattcatcttatcaagtgcatgtctgaaatgaatgacacttagttgaagtaaataatttttttgtttattttaaatagtggtatgaaacaaaaattgacagcaaagaaacaaaaaagctatAGTAAATCCAGACAAAATGCTTCATTCCTGTCCTCTGGTGCACAAGCGCGATGCCTGCCTAGCTGAAAcagtagcggcagcagcaggatggagaggccgactggaggctgtctctgccagctgcctcctgctcctggccagtCTGGGAATATTCTCCCTGCGGAACTGTTCTTGGGAACACAACCATTTATTATGCCTCTTAGCACTggcatatgaacagaaaatacactgtttttgtttaaatattaacaaaataatgaatctaaactattcagtttcatcttcattggTTTGTAGAGGTCCTCATAATGGTTTTAATTGTTCATAAtgttgggcagagaaaattctccccGTAGAATAACCAGCACGGCGAGGTATATCCATgtaagaaataggatttatttctgcagaaagagtccggAACCTACACACAACACGATGGATAAGCCTgaactgaagaaagcaggggCAGTCCCtgctttcaaaagcaaaaagtgttttaacaataacatacataattctacatctgattggcacaAACAACAAGATGGACAAGTCCGGTCCCTGCTTTAATTAGCAAAAAGTggttaacaataacatacataattctacatctgattggcacaAACAACAAGATGGACAAGTCCGGTCCCTGCTTTAATTAGCAAAAAGTggttaacaataacatacataattctgattggtacatggttaatacatatgcatatcgTAAGCTTTCACAAAGTAAATGTTTGGCTGTGTCTAGTTatatagcatgaatactgaataagcacacggTGACCTCTTAGTCTTCAGTGttacataaacaagctttatATTAGATATAATAGTTTGGTCTTTATCGATcggttgctttcagagtcctgggcagcatggtgTCATAGCCGGTTcctccctggcaggatggcagggggagGATAAGTAGGAAAGCCAAGCTCTCCAGAGCTTACATAAGAGACAGAGTTAAAgaaaaccagacacacacatagacacacacacacacacacacatacagacaatatttttaacttcttgttgtccttgggaggtttggtgcctggagacggaggggccctgctgcaaggcctagGAATTTCGTGTTGTACAGACTTCTAGTTATActagagaaaactctcctcccttcagtagAGATGATCACAACATGCTTGCTCttcaaaatactgcagttggagagtgtagcacagacatcttcctcagagcatcatcaaccttaaaatcctcaatttcactccTCATTGCTGAACACTatcattggcacatttcccatatcagatacatgcttcatgtatacctaatataataatactataatatattaactcttctttgcagactgaacaactgtgaactcacacagaagtgctgtaatattgtggcctcagctctccagtcatcaaactcacccctgagagatctgggcCTCAgttacaataacctgggagattcaggagtggaactgctctgtgctggactgaggagtccaaactgtagactacagagactggggtgagtagtgctgtgtactgtgtaatCTTAACACACCTGGAATTgcttgtgtcatatttttcactttcaccagGGTTATtagtgtgaggtggtggcacctctctctatgatttctgcgggttaattgaccctgacgaggggcaggtgtgtgagtactatggtgaggtgatggcacctcacaggtatttgtctgagctaattgtccctgatgagggtcaggtgtaggaggcctatatgtagcccctgatttctggggttcagcgcagactcattgtttgtcagactcttagtgtgtaggggtgtgagaatcggcagaagttaccgtgttgatcctatctgcctgatttgatcaccgtttagtttcttctcgagttgtttatctctctgcgctgtggaggacattttgccctcgtctctttagttttctttttgttttctacccgccaggctgcgaatatcctttttcttttgtaagtgaccccactctgttttttctagtgggggttttctttttgggcagctacgctgcggcggtgtttcatttcttttagttttctgagcccgctgacagaagtttcagtgagtggagagagcgattacttcgctctttatttggtttttcccctttcctttctatcgctcagcgatttggtggttatccctcagggttcacttttagatccccttggtccgcaattgcgtcccaccctcctcaaccaTGACAATTAGTTTTATGGTCTGTGGTTaattgttgtacgtcgctctggataagagcgtctgctaactgcctgtaatgtaatgtaatgttaatctGGTTGTGTCAACATGGGTTTGTTGGTGCAATCGGGGATGTGCCAATAGAAACATTCGGCACTGTGTCagtttggtgttgaataatgcGTTTGCAGTTGAACCAACCATACCAGGTTTTAACTCGTGCTATTTTGGCATTATAACTGTGCCACACATGTGAGTCcataaacacataacacagatacaagaaatattttgtttatttcagttgaactattttaaaggaaagctgTATTCAGTTATGCAGTCCAATGCCAGCTATTTGGGCAGTGGAGTTAATTGTGTAAGCTACTTGAATGAGACAGGTGGGAGACCGGCTATACACCCCTCAGATTGGGATtgggattgggatggcaggtatgccattccgccaagttacgccttggcgggggcatgccccatacctatacagcaccgagagtttggcacttttcagggttccccacagaaatagccacaacagccacagacactcagcccttaaaaacattaaattctgtacattctgaccccatttcaacagacagatttcataaacaacttcacatgtccacacaataaagccccaaactaaggggattttgcgtttttctccttctcattcttatttttcctgccgcctatcccactaacaacatgtctccccattggacattttacagacaccagccaaatcctcaccctcacgacccaatcaaaaacttgcatacacacgcaaaatacccatacctttttattctgaaacatttccattttgaacagctaatctgtctgtggcctagtgggtaaggtacCAGTCTGG is part of the Anguilla rostrata isolate EN2019 unplaced genomic scaffold, ASM1855537v3 scaf1011, whole genome shotgun sequence genome and harbors:
- the LOC135247001 gene encoding NACHT, LRR and PYD domains-containing protein 3-like isoform X2; amino-acid sequence: MKSEKSMDRPIKFRGDFTGDQRIQQSLKSSSFEEKSSDKLSSAKKSLLRTLMKLMKDNKLKRFKSHLRQDFPECFTSLPEDSTVLDKFMTRMKKLFKREQEDPEALYIVEKMLETCGSERSLKITLHILRRMKQTDLADSLERDEQHNESIKRAQQELKTHLKKQFECIFEGLAKQGNQTLLNDIYTELYITEGGSGGVNNEHEVRQIETASKRQTTQETAILCNDIFKPLPGQEKPRTVLTKGIAGIGKTVSVQKFILDWAEGKANQDIDFIFTLPFRDLNLKKEKAFSLMHLLQHYFPQVKEIKSVEGDEVKVVLIFDGLDECRLPLDFQSKEICHDVTESSSVDVLLTNLIKGNLLPSALLWITSRPAAANQIPPECVHQVTEVRGFNDPQKEEYFRKRIRDQNLASSIISHIKSSRSLYIMCHIPVFCWISATVLETMLGETESGDLPKTLTEMYTYFLLIQTNVKNQKYHGTDEADSKNMSASDTEIILKLGKLAFRQLEKGNLIFYEEDLRESSIDVSEASVYSGVCTEIFKEECGLYQEKVYCFVHLSIQEYLAALFVFHSCVNENRNVLRAEESKPHSDRVQLSELHRSAVDQALESKNGHLDLFLRFLLGLSLESIQSLLGGILTETGSRSESIEKTVQYIKDRIREESSADRTINLFHCLNELNDNYLVQEIQNSLRSGKLSEKELEPDQCSALAFVLLMSEEILDEFDLKTYKILAAGHQRLVPVVRNCRKAILNNCELTQKCCNIVASALQSSNSPLRDLGLSYNNLGDSGVELLCAGLRSPNCRLQRLGLNTCKLTQKCCNVVASALQSSNSPLRDLDLSYNNLGDSGVELLCAGLRSPNCKLQRLGLSNCDLTVKSCDILASAPQSSNSPLTDLDLSCNDLGDSGVELLSAGMRSPNCKLQRLGLVVLCTV
- the LOC135247001 gene encoding NACHT, LRR and PYD domains-containing protein 3-like isoform X1 → MKSEKSMDRPIKFRGDFTGDQRIQQSLKSSSFEEKSSDKLSSAKKPPLQEWDSPRRLQSLLRTLMKLMKDNKLKRFKSHLRQDFPECFTSLPEDSTVLDKFMTRMKKLFKREQEDPEALYIVEKMLETCGSERSLKITLHILRRMKQTDLADSLERDEQHNESIKRAQQELKTHLKKQFECIFEGLAKQGNQTLLNDIYTELYITEGGSGGVNNEHEVRQIETASKRQTTQETAILCNDIFKPLPGQEKPRTVLTKGIAGIGKTVSVQKFILDWAEGKANQDIDFIFTLPFRDLNLKKEKAFSLMHLLQHYFPQVKEIKSVEGDEVKVVLIFDGLDECRLPLDFQSKEICHDVTESSSVDVLLTNLIKGNLLPSALLWITSRPAAANQIPPECVHQVTEVRGFNDPQKEEYFRKRIRDQNLASSIISHIKSSRSLYIMCHIPVFCWISATVLETMLGETESGDLPKTLTEMYTYFLLIQTNVKNQKYHGTDEADSKNMSASDTEIILKLGKLAFRQLEKGNLIFYEEDLRESSIDVSEASVYSGVCTEIFKEECGLYQEKVYCFVHLSIQEYLAALFVFHSCVNENRNVLRAEESKPHSDRVQLSELHRSAVDQALESKNGHLDLFLRFLLGLSLESIQSLLGGILTETGSRSESIEKTVQYIKDRIREESSADRTINLFHCLNELNDNYLVQEIQNSLRSGKLSEKELEPDQCSALAFVLLMSEEILDEFDLKTYKILAAGHQRLVPVVRNCRKAILNNCELTQKCCNIVASALQSSNSPLRDLGLSYNNLGDSGVELLCAGLRSPNCRLQRLGLNTCKLTQKCCNVVASALQSSNSPLRDLDLSYNNLGDSGVELLCAGLRSPNCKLQRLGLSNCDLTVKSCDILASAPQSSNSPLTDLDLSCNDLGDSGVELLSAGMRSPNCKLQRLGLVVLCTV
- the LOC135247001 gene encoding NACHT, LRR and PYD domains-containing protein 3-like isoform X3, which produces MKSEKSMDRPIKFRGDFTGDQRIQQSLKSSSFEEKSSDKLSSAKKPPLQEWDSPRRLQSLLRTLMKLMKDNKLKRFKSHLRQDFPECFTSLPEDSTVLDKFMTRMKKLFKREQEDPEALYIVEKMLETCGSERSLKITLHILRRMKQTDLADSLERDEQHNESIKRAQQELKTHLKKQFECIFEGLAKQGNQTLLNDIYTELYITEGGSGGVNNEHEVRQIETASKRQTTQETAILCNDIFKPLPGQEKPRTVLTKGIAGIGKTVSVQKFILDWAEGKANQDIDFIFTLPFRDLNLKKEKAFSLMHLLQHYFPQVKEIKSVEGDEVKVVLIFDGLDECRLPLDFQSKEICHDVTESSSVDVLLTNLIKGNLLPSALLWITSRPAAANQIPPECVHQVTEVRGFNDPQKEEYFRKRIRDQNLASSIISHIKSSRSLYIMCHIPVFCWISATVLETMLGETESGDLPKTLTEMYTYFLLIQTNVKNQKYHGTDEADSKNMSASDTEIILKLGKLAFRQLEKGNLIFYEEDLRESSIDVSEASVYSGVCTEIFKEECGLYQEKVYCFVHLSIQEYLAALFVFHSCVNENRNVLRAEESKPHSDRVQLSELHRSAVDQALESKNGHLDLFLRFLLGLSLESIQSLLGGILTETGSRSESIEKTVQYIKDRIREESSADRTINLFHCLNELNDNYLVQEIQNSLRSGKLSEKELEPDQCSALAFVLLMSEEILDEFDLKTYKILAAGHQRLVPVVRNCRKAILNTCKLTQKCCNVVASALQSSNSPLRDLDLSYNNLGDSGVELLCAGLRSPNCKLQRLGLSNCDLTVKSCDILASAPQSSNSPLTDLDLSCNDLGDSGVELLSAGMRSPNCKLQRLGLVVLCTV
- the LOC135247001 gene encoding NACHT, LRR and PYD domains-containing protein 3-like isoform X4, whose translation is MKSEKSMDRPIKFRGDFTGDQRIQQSLKSSSFEEKSSDKLSSAKKPPLQEWDSPRRLQSLLRTLMKLMKDNKLKRFKSHLRQDFPECFTSLPEDSTVLDKFMTRMKKLFKREQEDPEALYIVEKMLETCGSERSLKITLHILRRMKQTDLADSLERDEQHNESIKRAQQELKTHLKKQFECIFEGLAKQGNQTLLNDIYTELYITEGGSGGVNNEHEVRQIETASKRQTTQETAILCNDIFKPLPGQEKPRTVLTKGIAGIGKTVSVQKFILDWAEGKANQDIDFIFTLPFRDLNLKKEKAFSLMHLLQHYFPQVKEIKSVEGDEVKVVLIFDGLDECRLPLDFQSKEICHDVTESSSVDVLLTNLIKGNLLPSALLWITSRPAAANQIPPECVHQVTEVRGFNDPQKEEYFRKRIRDQNLASSIISHIKSSRSLYIMCHIPVFCWISATVLETMLGETESGDLPKTLTEMYTYFLLIQTNVKNQKYHGTDEADSKNMSASDTEIILKLGKLAFRQLEKGNLIFYEEDLRESSIDVSEASVYSGVCTEIFKEECGLYQEKVYCFVHLSIQEYLAALFVFHSCVNENRNVLRAEESKPHSDRVQLSELHRSAVDQALESKNGHLDLFLRFLLGLSLESIQSLLGGILTETGSRSESIEKTVQYIKDRIREESSADRTINLFHCLNELNDNYLVQEIQNSLRSGKLSEKELEPDQCSALAFVLLMSEEILDEFDLKTYKILAAGHQRLVPVVRNCRKAMLSNCDLTVKSCDILASAPQSSNSPLTDLDLSCNDLGDSGVELLSAGMRSPNCKLQRLGLVVLCTV